Proteins encoded within one genomic window of Argiope bruennichi chromosome 7, qqArgBrue1.1, whole genome shotgun sequence:
- the LOC129976247 gene encoding scoloptoxin SSD14-like isoform X1, with the protein MTSKAYQYDLVFGAPFGVQKWEIGTKEDAKLRRSLTTKAKAAVIVAFILVVLIIAVFVVCFFLPKQAKTYWFPQYESASKLGKYHSAAVSTDAAPCAVIGKDILEKNGTAVDAAIAVLLCMGVVNPQSAGIGGGFIMLYYNRTKQSTVYIDARETAPSEATEDMFHGNATLAQFGGLAIAVPGEIKGYEDAHDKFGSLPWADLFQPTIKMCREGIRVNAHLARALSKKAQYINQYEHIKKIFTNNATGELYKLDDVYTRPDLADTLEAIAANKSTAIYGNVDEKVPLATAFLKDLRDAGSIINEYDMISYAPIHRIPITKTLRNNMTLHSVSTPGSGALLAFMLGVLSGYEDLNAEVVKSREATVKTLHRMIETFKYAYAQRMYFEDSTSEHMRELESKLVSEEYADKIRSQIDDTRTFNDMAHYGVNVTVQEDHGTAHLSIIAPNGDAVSVTSTVNAYFGSMVLSPSTGILMNNEMDDFSSPNITNSFDVPPTKMNHVVPGRRPFSSMSPAIITDANGDVVLTIGGNGGTQITTSVAQTIIKTLWLGENIKQAIDAPRFHHQLAPNYIEHEERFPKDLLEDLGKMGHKLHLLGSGMLGIIMGVIRGEDGYVYANSDYRKGGDVDGF; encoded by the exons TGCTCCATTCGGAGTCCAAAAATGGGAAATAGGAACGAAAGAAGACGCCAAATTAAG gCGGTCATTGACTACCAAAGCCAAAGCTGCCGTCATCGTTGCGTTTATCCTCGTCGTCCTGATCATTGCTGTGTTCGTAGTCTGCTTCTTCTTACCAAAACAAGCAAAAACCTATTGGTTCCCTCAGTATGAATCTGCCTCCAAACTTGGAAAATACCACTCTGCAGCTGTTTCGACAGATGCTGCTCCTTGCGCTGTCATTGGAAA ggacattttagagaaaaatggaACGGCTGTGGATGCAGCGATAGCTGTCCTCTTATGTATGGGCGTGGTGAATCCACAAAGTGCAGGAATAGGAGGAGGTTTCATCATGTTATATTACAACAG aACAAAACAGTCCACTGTGTACATAGATGCTCGTGAAACAGCTCCCTCAGAGGCCACTGAAGACATGTTCCATGGCAATGCGACATTAGCACAGTTCG GTGGTCTTGCGATTGCTGTTCCCGGGGAGATCAAGGGCTACGAGGATGCCCATGATAAATTCGGTTCTTTGCCTTGGGCAGACTTGTTCCAGCCCACCATCAAAATGTGTAGAGAAGGCATCCGGGTAAACGCCCATCTTGCCAGGGCTTTGAGCAAAAAAGcacaatacataaatcaataCGAGCACATTAA GAAGATTTTCACAAATAACGCAACCGGCGAACTGTACAAACTTGACGATGTCTACACCAGACCGGATTTGGCGGATACCTTGGAAGCCATCGCTGCAAATAAATCCACCGCCATCTATGGAAATGTGGATGAAAAAGTCCCATTGGCTACTGCATTTCTTAAGGATCTTAGAGATGCAG GTAGCATCATCAACGAATACGACATGATCAGTTACGCACCCATACATCGAATTCCGATAACGAAGACTCTGAGAAACAACATGACCTTGCACAGCGTATCCACGCCAGGAAGCGGTGCTTTGCTGGCTTTCATGCTGGGCGTGCTGAGTGGCTACGAGGACCTCAATGCCGAGGTGGTCAAGAGTCGGGAAGCAACGGTCAAGACCTTGCACCGGATGATCGAGACTTTTAAATATGCCTATGCTCAAAGGATGTATTTTGAAGATAGCACATCCGAACACATGAGAGag TTAGAGTCGAAACTTGTATCGGAGGAATACGCTGACAAGATCCGTTCACAAATCGACGACACAAGAACTTTCAATGATATGGCGCACTACGGAGTAAACGTCACCGTTCAAGAGGATCATGGGACGGCACATCTTTCCATAATTGCACCCAATGGAGATGCCGTATCTGTCACGTCCACCGTCAACGCTTA TTTCGGAAGCATGGTCCTCTCTCCATCCACCGGCATCCTGATGAACAATGAAATGGACGACTTCTCATCCCCTAACATCACCAATTCTTTCGATGTCCCACCCACAAAGATGAACCACGTCGTGCCTGGTAGAAGACCCTTTTCTTCCATGAGTCCAGCCATCATCACAGATGCCAACGGAGATGTGGTGTTGACAATAGGAGGAAACGGGGGAACTCAAATCACTACAAGCGTAGCTCAG actATCATTAAGACTCTGTGGTTAGGAGAAAACATTAAACAAGCCATCGATGCGCCAAGGTTTCATCACCAGCTTGCACCTAACTACATAGAACACGAAGAACGTTTTCCAAAA
- the LOC129976247 gene encoding scoloptoxin SSD14-like isoform X2 has product MVNVVAPFGVQKWEIGTKEDAKLRRSLTTKAKAAVIVAFILVVLIIAVFVVCFFLPKQAKTYWFPQYESASKLGKYHSAAVSTDAAPCAVIGKDILEKNGTAVDAAIAVLLCMGVVNPQSAGIGGGFIMLYYNRTKQSTVYIDARETAPSEATEDMFHGNATLAQFGGLAIAVPGEIKGYEDAHDKFGSLPWADLFQPTIKMCREGIRVNAHLARALSKKAQYINQYEHIKKIFTNNATGELYKLDDVYTRPDLADTLEAIAANKSTAIYGNVDEKVPLATAFLKDLRDAGSIINEYDMISYAPIHRIPITKTLRNNMTLHSVSTPGSGALLAFMLGVLSGYEDLNAEVVKSREATVKTLHRMIETFKYAYAQRMYFEDSTSEHMRELESKLVSEEYADKIRSQIDDTRTFNDMAHYGVNVTVQEDHGTAHLSIIAPNGDAVSVTSTVNAYFGSMVLSPSTGILMNNEMDDFSSPNITNSFDVPPTKMNHVVPGRRPFSSMSPAIITDANGDVVLTIGGNGGTQITTSVAQTIIKTLWLGENIKQAIDAPRFHHQLAPNYIEHEERFPKDLLEDLGKMGHKLHLLGSGMLGIIMGVIRGEDGYVYANSDYRKGGDVDGF; this is encoded by the exons TGCTCCATTCGGAGTCCAAAAATGGGAAATAGGAACGAAAGAAGACGCCAAATTAAG gCGGTCATTGACTACCAAAGCCAAAGCTGCCGTCATCGTTGCGTTTATCCTCGTCGTCCTGATCATTGCTGTGTTCGTAGTCTGCTTCTTCTTACCAAAACAAGCAAAAACCTATTGGTTCCCTCAGTATGAATCTGCCTCCAAACTTGGAAAATACCACTCTGCAGCTGTTTCGACAGATGCTGCTCCTTGCGCTGTCATTGGAAA ggacattttagagaaaaatggaACGGCTGTGGATGCAGCGATAGCTGTCCTCTTATGTATGGGCGTGGTGAATCCACAAAGTGCAGGAATAGGAGGAGGTTTCATCATGTTATATTACAACAG aACAAAACAGTCCACTGTGTACATAGATGCTCGTGAAACAGCTCCCTCAGAGGCCACTGAAGACATGTTCCATGGCAATGCGACATTAGCACAGTTCG GTGGTCTTGCGATTGCTGTTCCCGGGGAGATCAAGGGCTACGAGGATGCCCATGATAAATTCGGTTCTTTGCCTTGGGCAGACTTGTTCCAGCCCACCATCAAAATGTGTAGAGAAGGCATCCGGGTAAACGCCCATCTTGCCAGGGCTTTGAGCAAAAAAGcacaatacataaatcaataCGAGCACATTAA GAAGATTTTCACAAATAACGCAACCGGCGAACTGTACAAACTTGACGATGTCTACACCAGACCGGATTTGGCGGATACCTTGGAAGCCATCGCTGCAAATAAATCCACCGCCATCTATGGAAATGTGGATGAAAAAGTCCCATTGGCTACTGCATTTCTTAAGGATCTTAGAGATGCAG GTAGCATCATCAACGAATACGACATGATCAGTTACGCACCCATACATCGAATTCCGATAACGAAGACTCTGAGAAACAACATGACCTTGCACAGCGTATCCACGCCAGGAAGCGGTGCTTTGCTGGCTTTCATGCTGGGCGTGCTGAGTGGCTACGAGGACCTCAATGCCGAGGTGGTCAAGAGTCGGGAAGCAACGGTCAAGACCTTGCACCGGATGATCGAGACTTTTAAATATGCCTATGCTCAAAGGATGTATTTTGAAGATAGCACATCCGAACACATGAGAGag TTAGAGTCGAAACTTGTATCGGAGGAATACGCTGACAAGATCCGTTCACAAATCGACGACACAAGAACTTTCAATGATATGGCGCACTACGGAGTAAACGTCACCGTTCAAGAGGATCATGGGACGGCACATCTTTCCATAATTGCACCCAATGGAGATGCCGTATCTGTCACGTCCACCGTCAACGCTTA TTTCGGAAGCATGGTCCTCTCTCCATCCACCGGCATCCTGATGAACAATGAAATGGACGACTTCTCATCCCCTAACATCACCAATTCTTTCGATGTCCCACCCACAAAGATGAACCACGTCGTGCCTGGTAGAAGACCCTTTTCTTCCATGAGTCCAGCCATCATCACAGATGCCAACGGAGATGTGGTGTTGACAATAGGAGGAAACGGGGGAACTCAAATCACTACAAGCGTAGCTCAG actATCATTAAGACTCTGTGGTTAGGAGAAAACATTAAACAAGCCATCGATGCGCCAAGGTTTCATCACCAGCTTGCACCTAACTACATAGAACACGAAGAACGTTTTCCAAAA